The Kineosporia sp. NBRC 101731 genome includes a window with the following:
- a CDS encoding glycosyl hydrolase produces MLTKKRVVAATALVVVAAAIGTVPAIAGQDPKPERTAVGPAVSWTSTDGAAYISDYSDMPKSKKWRREHRHSTGNWPGRWQDEVDPEQIAPGQTGPSTATSESVTPAPSGASSTTGSGYTEGNSTSPGTTSSTTGTTPTTAAPIVTVTAGTATGTATGTATGTATGTATTGTPTSSATASVPATCSTSTATGTTTATGTTTATATEPTATETTETTASAEGSTEATTTSTSTETTGPDGGSAMNPCSTTNRSGLPWGASGLYMAGSSAANAEAFAAWRGAPVDVVVDWPARQTWDDVINPTWIFDAWKDTPYMKALGVAPIPEGDGSATMAGCAAGQYNDKWVQFGKNFTDNGMGDSIIRLGWEFNGNWYKWSASNPGQFAECWRQIVTSARTTAPDLKWDWTVNRGVSAGLADATQAYPGDEYVDYVGVDSYDMWPGANNDQTWEEHLNGNFGLKFWADFAKKHGKKLTVPEWGVYPGSAHAGHNGGDNALYIDKMVEFFTSMGSDLAYEAYFNENASYYAGAIFQPTQNPKAAGTYQTLIAAADSEEPAEATGTP; encoded by the coding sequence GTGCTGACCAAGAAGCGGGTTGTGGCGGCGACCGCACTGGTGGTTGTTGCTGCTGCAATCGGGACCGTGCCGGCGATCGCCGGCCAGGATCCGAAACCGGAAAGAACTGCGGTCGGGCCGGCCGTCTCCTGGACGAGTACGGACGGCGCCGCTTACATCTCTGACTACTCGGACATGCCCAAGAGCAAGAAGTGGCGCCGGGAGCACCGGCACAGCACAGGCAACTGGCCCGGCCGCTGGCAGGACGAGGTCGATCCGGAACAGATCGCGCCGGGGCAGACCGGCCCCAGCACCGCGACCTCCGAGTCGGTCACCCCCGCCCCGAGCGGTGCCTCCAGCACCACGGGATCGGGCTATACGGAAGGGAATTCGACCTCGCCCGGCACCACCTCCAGCACCACGGGCACTACCCCGACGACCGCAGCCCCGATCGTGACGGTCACCGCCGGAACCGCGACGGGTACGGCCACCGGTACGGCGACGGGCACGGCGACGGGCACGGCGACCACGGGGACACCGACCTCGAGCGCGACAGCATCCGTTCCCGCGACGTGCTCGACGTCCACCGCGACCGGAACCACCACCGCGACCGGAACCACCACCGCGACGGCGACCGAGCCGACGGCCACCGAGACCACCGAAACCACCGCATCGGCTGAGGGTTCCACCGAGGCGACCACGACGTCCACCAGCACCGAGACCACGGGCCCGGATGGCGGCAGCGCCATGAACCCGTGCTCGACGACGAACCGCTCGGGTCTGCCGTGGGGTGCCAGTGGCCTCTACATGGCGGGCAGCAGTGCCGCCAACGCCGAGGCCTTCGCGGCCTGGCGGGGTGCTCCGGTCGACGTGGTCGTGGACTGGCCCGCACGCCAGACCTGGGACGACGTCATCAACCCGACCTGGATCTTCGACGCCTGGAAGGACACGCCGTACATGAAGGCGCTGGGCGTCGCGCCGATCCCGGAGGGCGACGGCAGCGCCACCATGGCGGGCTGTGCGGCCGGGCAGTACAACGACAAGTGGGTCCAGTTCGGCAAGAACTTCACCGACAACGGCATGGGTGATTCGATCATCCGGCTCGGCTGGGAGTTCAACGGCAACTGGTACAAGTGGAGCGCCAGCAACCCGGGGCAGTTCGCCGAGTGCTGGCGTCAGATCGTCACCTCGGCACGCACCACGGCTCCTGACCTGAAGTGGGACTGGACCGTGAACCGCGGTGTCAGTGCGGGTCTGGCCGATGCCACTCAGGCCTACCCGGGTGACGAGTACGTCGACTACGTCGGTGTCGACTCCTACGACATGTGGCCGGGTGCCAACAACGACCAGACGTGGGAGGAACACCTCAACGGCAACTTCGGCCTGAAGTTCTGGGCGGACTTCGCCAAGAAGCACGGCAAGAAGCTCACGGTTCCGGAGTGGGGTGTGTACCCGGGTTCGGCGCATGCCGGCCACAACGGTGGTGACAACGCGCTCTACATCGACAAGATGGTGGAGTTCTTCACCAGCATGGGCTCGGACCTGGCCTACGAGGCGTACTTCAACGAGAATGCCAGTTACTACGCCGGTGCCATCTTCCAGCCCACGCAGAACCCGAAAGCGGCGGGCACGTATCAGACCCTGATCGCGGCGGCCGACTCCGAGGAACCGGCGGAGGCGACCGGAACTCCGTAA
- the xylA gene encoding xylose isomerase, which produces MTRTPTPADRFSFGLWTVGWRAQDQFGSASRPWLDPVESVTKLAELGAAHVTFHDDDVVPFGSSASDREKILERFKGALADTGITVEMVTTDTFSHPIFKDGAFTSNDRRVRRYGLRKVVRNVDLAAELGATTFVMWGGREGAEYDSAKDLNAAHARYAEGIDTVAAYIKEKGYDLRIAIEPKPNEPRGDILLPTLGHALGFIAQLEHGDIVGLNPEVGHEQMAGLNYTTGIAQALWAGKLFHIDLNGQRTIKFDQDLVFGHGDLFSAFATVDLLENGFPGGGPTYDGPRHFDYKPSRTEDRQGVWDSAAANMSSYLLLAERAKAFRADPEVQEALEYSGVLELSQPTLSPGETLADLLADTSAYEDVDVDAVAERGFGFVRLNQLAMEHAIGARS; this is translated from the coding sequence ATGACGCGTACCCCTACCCCCGCAGACCGTTTCTCCTTCGGACTCTGGACCGTCGGATGGCGCGCGCAGGACCAGTTCGGCAGCGCCAGCCGCCCGTGGCTCGACCCGGTCGAGTCAGTGACGAAGCTGGCCGAACTCGGTGCCGCCCACGTCACGTTCCACGATGACGACGTGGTGCCGTTCGGCAGCAGCGCCTCCGACCGGGAGAAGATCCTGGAGCGTTTCAAGGGCGCCCTGGCCGACACCGGCATCACCGTCGAGATGGTCACCACCGACACCTTCAGCCACCCGATCTTCAAGGACGGCGCGTTCACGTCCAACGACCGCCGGGTGCGGCGTTACGGCCTGCGCAAGGTCGTGCGCAACGTTGACCTGGCCGCCGAGCTGGGCGCCACCACGTTCGTGATGTGGGGCGGCCGCGAGGGCGCCGAGTACGACAGCGCCAAGGACCTCAACGCGGCCCACGCCCGCTACGCCGAGGGCATCGACACGGTCGCCGCCTACATCAAGGAAAAGGGCTACGACCTCCGCATCGCGATCGAGCCCAAGCCGAACGAGCCGCGGGGCGACATCCTGCTGCCGACCCTGGGCCACGCGCTGGGTTTCATCGCCCAGCTGGAGCACGGCGACATCGTGGGCCTCAACCCCGAGGTCGGCCACGAGCAGATGGCCGGACTGAACTACACCACCGGCATCGCGCAGGCGCTGTGGGCGGGCAAGCTCTTCCACATCGACCTGAACGGCCAGCGCACCATCAAGTTCGACCAGGACCTGGTGTTCGGCCACGGTGACCTGTTCTCCGCGTTCGCCACGGTCGACCTGCTGGAGAACGGTTTTCCCGGTGGCGGCCCGACCTACGACGGCCCCCGGCACTTCGACTACAAGCCCTCACGCACCGAGGACAGGCAGGGCGTGTGGGACTCGGCCGCCGCGAACATGTCCAGCTACCTCCTGCTCGCCGAGCGGGCCAAGGCGTTCCGCGCCGACCCCGAGGTGCAGGAGGCCCTGGAGTACTCCGGCGTACTGGAGCTCTCGCAGCCGACCCTGTCGCCCGGTGAGACCTTGGCCGACCTGCTCGCCGACACCTCGGCCTACGAGGACGTCGACGTGGACGCGGTCGCCGAGCGCGGTTTCGGGTTCGTGCGGCTGAACCAGCTGGCGATGGAGCACGCGATCGGCGCCCGTTCCTAA
- a CDS encoding ROK family transcriptional regulator produces the protein MSPPVAPVRQDWMREHNLSLTLSAVLDASEPVSRAQVAARTGLSRAAVTNLVDRLVEAGLVRELAPVALQRGRPSVPLVPVARTVAALGLEVNVDYLGVRAVDLTGEVIAEQVLHADLRGSEPAVVAARLGRVTGEVRSRAVALGARIAGSTLALPGLLDSSSVLRTAPNLGWRDLDAIGLLPAELVGGAVGFTVANEADLAARAEIRARRSEDGRPSFFYVSGEIGIGGARVLGGALSAGSHGWAGEVGHVVVGSSPTAPSVLTRLEDVAGQRALIRNAQLPEDAPFSDLLEAVAQGSPAAVAAVRQAGRALGIALAAVAHISDIDEAVLGGTFAALFDTVAGPVEAALAELVVFSDWVPVAVTRARAGDYAAMTGAAHTVIDRLVARPSVWLTAS, from the coding sequence ATGTCACCTCCGGTTGCGCCGGTCAGGCAAGACTGGATGCGCGAGCACAACCTCTCTCTCACCCTTTCCGCCGTGCTGGATGCCTCCGAGCCGGTGTCGCGGGCCCAGGTCGCCGCCCGCACCGGTCTCTCCCGGGCCGCGGTGACCAACCTCGTCGACCGTCTGGTGGAGGCCGGCCTGGTGCGTGAACTCGCACCGGTGGCGCTCCAGCGTGGCCGTCCGTCGGTTCCCCTGGTGCCCGTCGCCCGCACCGTCGCGGCGCTCGGTCTCGAGGTCAACGTCGACTACCTGGGGGTGCGGGCCGTCGACCTGACCGGTGAGGTGATCGCCGAGCAGGTGCTGCACGCCGACCTGCGCGGCTCGGAGCCGGCCGTGGTCGCCGCCCGGCTGGGACGGGTGACGGGGGAGGTGCGCTCCCGGGCGGTCGCTCTGGGGGCGCGGATCGCCGGTTCGACGCTCGCGCTGCCGGGTCTGCTCGACTCCTCGTCGGTGCTGCGGACCGCGCCCAACCTGGGTTGGCGCGATCTGGACGCGATCGGGCTGCTCCCCGCCGAACTCGTCGGTGGTGCAGTCGGTTTCACTGTGGCCAACGAGGCCGACCTGGCGGCCCGGGCGGAGATCCGGGCCCGTCGGTCGGAAGACGGAAGGCCGAGCTTCTTCTACGTTTCCGGGGAGATCGGGATCGGTGGGGCGCGGGTGCTGGGCGGTGCCCTGAGCGCCGGGAGCCACGGCTGGGCCGGTGAGGTGGGGCACGTGGTGGTCGGTTCCTCGCCGACCGCACCGAGCGTGCTGACCCGTCTGGAAGACGTGGCCGGCCAGCGGGCCCTGATCCGGAACGCACAGCTGCCGGAAGACGCGCCCTTCAGCGATCTGCTGGAGGCGGTCGCGCAGGGTTCCCCGGCGGCGGTGGCCGCGGTGCGGCAGGCGGGCCGGGCTCTCGGTATCGCGCTGGCCGCCGTGGCCCACATCTCCGACATCGACGAGGCGGTGCTGGGCGGCACGTTCGCAGCCCTCTTCGACACCGTCGCCGGGCCGGTCGAGGCGGCGCTGGCCGAGTTGGTGGTGTTCAGCGACTGGGTGCCGGTCGCCGTGACCCGGGCCCGGGCCGGGGATTACGCGGCCATGACCGGGGCGGCCCACACCGTCATCGACCGTCTGGTGGCCCGGCCCAGCGTGTGGCTGACAGCGTCATGA
- a CDS encoding VanZ family protein translates to MLRGLIPHSTGFMALITLIVLVAVACLLRHWHVTRAGRGPVILLALVVLGDLALTVPGTDPQIAPYWDRAPFSTFGGHARTDTEILGNLLMFVPVGALVYLLSRRLFPALALSGGFSFAIELYQYVDRQGRVASTDDVLLNLGGAVIGVLMTLSATRWAGPPDGR, encoded by the coding sequence GTGCTGCGCGGCCTCATTCCCCATTCGACCGGTTTCATGGCCCTGATCACGCTGATCGTCCTGGTCGCGGTCGCCTGCCTGCTCCGCCACTGGCACGTCACCCGCGCCGGCCGGGGCCCGGTGATCCTGCTGGCGCTCGTCGTGCTGGGCGACCTGGCCCTCACGGTGCCGGGCACCGATCCCCAGATCGCCCCTTACTGGGACCGGGCACCGTTCAGCACCTTCGGCGGGCATGCCCGCACCGATACCGAGATCCTGGGCAACCTGCTGATGTTCGTCCCGGTCGGGGCGCTGGTGTACCTGCTGTCACGCCGTCTGTTCCCGGCCCTCGCGCTCTCCGGCGGATTCTCCTTCGCCATCGAGCTCTATCAGTACGTCGATCGTCAGGGCCGGGTCGCGTCCACCGACGACGTCCTGCTCAATCTCGGCGGCGCGGTGATCGGTGTGCTCATGACGCTGTCAGCCACACGCTGGGCCGGGCCACCAGACGGTCGATGA